ATTTTGCCTTTTGCCCTTAGCAGATCCCCTTGTCCTAGGGTTTTTACTCCTACATTGTGGCCATTCTGGGGTAACAAACAGCCTGAAGTGTTTACAGAGCCTTTGAACTTGATGAGACTCAAACTCTGAACTCTGTCTCCACTGCAGTAGCCAGTAGCTGAGGTTTCCGCTTAGATCTTTTGATTATACAACTGTTGCTTTTCACTGAACTCCAAAGGGTCTCCCTGGCACTTGGGCTATTCGGTAATCAGACAAGAATTTGAGGAAGCTTTTACATGCCAATTTAATCACTCTCCCCTCTGTGGCTCCCACTGTATGGGATTTGTTTCTtcaattttctgccattctggcAGCTACCTACTCTATCTCAAGCAACTTTCTGTTTATCTTCTAACTGCCCCTGTGCTGCACGGACTGGGGAGGAACATGCAGCATAGGGCAGTTAGGAGATCAACAGAATCAGGGGGAAAGCTGTTTAAATATGGACCTCACTCTGTGCAGTTCCCTTCTTTCAAGAGTGAAATCCTCTCCGGTTTTTGTCTGCCCTTGATACCTTCAAATAgttttttcaatgtatttaatatggtttctttcatttctacCCGTAAGAAGGTTAGTTTGGTACACGCCACTCTGCTATTGTTGAACTGAAATTGCCCCTTTCCTTGTTTAGATAAGTGGTGGCAGATCATAAATACTTCATCTTGCTTTTCGTATCTAACCATAGATTCTGATGCTAGTCCTTAGCAAAATATCAAGATActcctcattcctttttacttttaCGTAGTACTCCATTTTTTAGAgatatatactataatttattaaatcAGTCTTCTATTGATAGCTATTCCAATGATGAGGCACTTGAATTTATGGCAGTGGGTTATACAGTAGTCACAAAATAAGCCCTTTGCCTTCAAGGAGATGATCTTTTAATATTGTGAACAATATTTTTGTTCAGTGATCATATGATAGATGAGATCTAGTAgaactttcaaaaaagaaaaaagtccgcATTTTCTTCTTAACCCTGTGTAAAACTTAAAACCACTATGTCTGTCTCTGTTTACTGACCCTATCAAATTACGGAATTCACTTTATGTGTtcttcatatatgtatattatcttAATGGACAAAGGTGATATGTTTGACTTGCTTTACTTAGAACTGTGGACAATTCTTTGACCAGAACAAGGACAGCAAGCATGCACATCCTTTTGGTGAGACTGCCCTGGGAACAGATGTGGCCAGAGAGAGTTCATTGAGTTGGGTGTGGAGCCGTGTAGAAATCCCCATTTTTATGGGCAGATTTCTGTCCTTCTGCACCTTAGCAGGGACTTCTGGAGCCAGGTGTGTGCCGGTCCATTCCCCGACCCAGCCCTCAGAGCTACTTCTCTTGCTGAGCTGTGTACACTTCTGATGTTATCCTCGCTCACATGTCACCAGCTTGCAACTTTGAGTGGGATGAGTTAGAGGTGTCCATCCATCCTGCTTCTTCCTTACTTCTGCCTGTCTCTGAGCACTCAGGAGCAAAGTGCTCCCAAAAGTTCTTTCAAGTTCAGTAAGATTGTCATTCTGTAAATTGGGGCCACTGTGCATGCTTAGAGCAGGTTTTGGTGTGACTTTGTGTCATAGTTTCTATATTGCAGTGACAGATGTTGTCATGAGTACACAGGTTCTAGAATCTGACTGGAGTCTGGTTCTATAATCTCctaactggctgtgtgaccttgggtaagttatttaacttctttacgcctcagttttatcatctgtaaaataggggtaCTAGTGGTATCTCTTGGTTAGGAGTGTCATGAGTGTCATAAGGTtgggggtttttttcttttttcttctttttttttttttttttgagacaaagttttgctctgtcacccaggctggagtgcaatggtgtgatcttggctcgctgcaacctccacctcctgggttcaagcgattctcatgtctcagcctcccgagtaactgggattacaggcgggagccaccgcacccagccaggagtgCTATAagttttaaacagtgaaatccaGCATCTAAGATATAGTTATTACTAataattattactaatattattaaCATTATCACTAATACTAATAACTCCTAGAGTTAGAGAATATGAAAATTTTAGTTGTGAAAATGTAAGTCAATGAAAGCATCTAGAGAGAAACCTGTAAGAACCCTTCCACCTCTGAAAGCGACGTAGAAGAGTTAAATGATGGCCAAAAGATGGGGCATGGAAGTTTGGCTTCCTTGTGCCTACAGGCCACAGGTAGGTCATTAACGGAATGCTTGTAGACATCCTTAGGTTGTCTGGCAATAGAAAAATAGTTTCAATATGCACAccttaaggccaggcgcggtggctcacgcctgtaatcccagcactttgggaggctgaggcaggcagagcacgaggtcaggagacccagaccatcctggctaacacggtgaaaccccatctctactaaaaataaaaaaaattagccgagcatggtggtgggcgcctgtagtcccagctactcgggaggctgaggccggagaatggcatgaacccgggaggcagagcttgcagtgagccgagatcgtgccactgcactccagcctgggcaacagagtgagactccatctcaaacagaaaaaaaaaaaaaatatgcaccCTTCAAATTGTTAAGCAGTGAAAAAGACACTGCATTCTGGGGAGAAAGGTCCTTTACACATACCTACACGCTCCTCCATTTACCGCCTGTAGAGCCGCAGGGAGTTTCCTGTCCTGCCAACTCACTGGGGTCTGTGATTGTCTTTCCCTCTGCTCCACAGATAACTGTGTCCAGAGGACCCCCAGGCCATCCGTGGATAATGTGCACCATAACCCTCCCACCATTGAACTGTTGCACCGCTCCAGGTCACCTATCACGACAAATCACCGGCCTTCTCCTGACCCCGAGCAGCGGCCCCTCCGGTCCCCCCTGGACAACATGATCCGCCGCCTCTCCCCGGCTGAGAGAGCTCAGGGACCCAGGCCGCACCAGGAGAACAACCACCAGGAGTCCTACCCTCTGTCAGTGTCTCCCATGGAGAATAATCACTGCCCAGCGTCCTCCGAGTCCCACCCGAAGCCATCCAGCCCCCGGCAGGAGAGCACACGCGTGATCCAGCTGATGCCCAGCCCCATCATGCACCCTCTGATCCTGAACCCCCGGCACTCCGTGGATTTCAAACAGTCCAGGCTCTCCGAGGACGGGCTGCATAGGGAAGGGAAGCCCATCAACCTCTCTCATCGGGAAGACCTGGCTTACATGAACCACATCATGGTCTCTGTCTCCCCGCCTGAAGAGCACGCCATGCCCATTGGGAGAATAGCAGGTGAGTGAGTTCCCCTCTCGCCGCTCCAGCATCATGGGGACCTGACAAAGTCCCACTCTCCCCTGTGATCTTTGCAGCCAGCCTCGCACCATTCCCAATTAGGCGCCCTCCAAGGCTCTCTGAGGGCAATTGGAGGCTTCTGCTTGGATGAGGCTAAATCCCTAATGGCTTGGTTAATGAGCCGCTGGGATGGAGTAGTTAATGAGCCTCAGAAATGTTAAGAAACAAATGTCCTACGTCCAGCTTACAAGGAGAGTCACATCAGAATCAAGGCTAAgcgaaaacatttaaaataaaaggtttatgagCATGCTAATGGCCCTGTCCTGAAGTTTCCAGCAGCTAATTAATGACCAGACACAGCATAAAGAAGCTTTGTCTCAGattcaggcctgtaattccatccTGTGAGCGGTAACGCCATGCAGCCTTCACCTTAGGAGCGGGTAGGAGAGGAAAACAGGATTATGGTATTGGAGGCAGGTGTTGCTGGGCCATTTGGACAGAGGAAACCACTCCCagattctctttcatttattataaGAAGCCCAAATTTGCTTACTTAAGGGAAGAAACCAGTGGAAACCAGTGGGAAAAATATCTACACATTGTCTGTTTCCTAGGATGCTCATAATTtacatgaactcattcttcaGAAGCTTAATCCTCTAACCATGTGACAAGGTTAGCTCTTTTCGTAGAGCATTTCTCCATtagatatttgttgagcacctgctgtgtacaAATAAATGCATTAGGAGTAGGGATACAGAGCTAGTTTAACATGCAATATCTTTTTCCCCAAGGAATTTAGAATATAGTGGGAGAGACAAAGGTGAAAACCACTAAGATATAAGGCAGAATGAAGTCAGCCCCATTTCCCATTCATTTTATGTACCagcattcattgagcacctactgtctGCCAGAGTAATAAAGCGCTGTAGAAGCAAAGCAGAAGGAAGGTGTGTTTTGACTGGAGGGACCAAGCAAGGCTTTGCAGGGGAGAGAGCCTGATACTGAAGTGACTGTGCTTTCGATAGTGGGAAGGAggcctggaggcaggagagaACGGACCTGTTCAGGGAAGGGTGAGAAATGCCCCCTCCTCCCTGAGCCCATGACCCGGTGAGAGCTCTAGCTGACCATCAAGGTGCTGCCATGCTGATGGCAGTGGAAGAACAGGCTCCTACAAGCCTACTTTACTTCTGCCTTGAGGtactgtcccttttttttttttttttttccacactctgttgcccaggctggagtgcagtgacggaatctcggctcactgcaagctccgcctcccgggttcacgtcattctcctgcctcagcctcctgagtagctgcgactacaggcgcccgccaccatgcccggctaatttttttcatatttttagtagagacggggtttcaccatgttagccaggatggtcttgatctcctgacctcgcgatccgcctgcgtcggcctcctaaagtgctaggattacaggcgtgagccaccgcgcctggccggtactgtcccttttttatttaaatcatgtatttctagatttttctctGGCCCCAAGTGCACCACCAGTGTTGTCTCAGTTTCACTGTTATAAATCATTTACATCAGGGATGTTGaatccagaaaataaaatggcaaacaaaaatgacttatatgttttaaaaactatgaaaaaggaaatgatataTGTTTGGGATTCCATTCAAAACGATCCTGCAGAGTTAGGgggtgagatgtgggtggggcctaCATAAAACAAGGCTAGCCATCACCAGCTAGTGGCTATATGTCTGGGTGATAGATGCATGGGGGTTAATATTATTGATCTCTCTGCTTTTACCTGTACATTAGATTGTtttaatcagaaaatgaaaaaataaaactggggaaaaaaagaatagtagATAAAGAAGCAAAGAGCTTGGGCAAAACATGTGAATTTCCCCAAATAATTGGAGAAGGAGGATGAGGTCAGTGTATTGCTGTGAATTCTATAAATGACCCATCTCGTGCTTTCCAGGCAATACCCTTCTTGTCTGTATACCCTCTCGTCTTGTTTCTTGCATGGTGTGTGCAGCAGTACTTGACATTTTGCAGATACCTTTTGCTTGTTTATAATTCTCAGGACCGCTCTTTAAGGTAGCTCATGACTGCAGTATTCATCTTATGTGGAAGGGTCATTTGTACAGGGGAAACCACAgaggaaactgagccccagagagGCAAAGGCCTTTGCCAAGGTCAGATAGGGGCCCCATGACCGAGGTGTGCAGGACAACCCTTGCTGCCCGTGGCTGCTGTCCATAGTGCTGCCCTCGTGGGCCTGGCTTGCTTCCCAAGATCTCTCCTGTCTACCTCCCAGGTGACACTGCCTTCACCACTTCTTGGGAATCTACCATAAGCCCATGAATCAAGAAAGACACATGGTTTAGACTTGAGGAGTTATTTTTCCCTTATTTAGTAGGtttgtaaatttcaaaatattagtctcttaaaattatattactttttttttttttttttttttgagacagagtctctgtcacccaggctggagttcagtgatgcaatctcggctcattgcaacctctgcgtcctaggttcaagtgattctcgtgcctcagcctcctgagtagcagggattacaggcacacgccaccatgcctggcgaatttttttgtatttttagtaaagacggggtttcaccgtgttggccaggctggtcttgaactcctgacctcaagtgatctgcctgccttggcctcctaaattgctgggattacaggcatgaaccactgcacccagcctatactaCTATTTTTTTCATCTCATTCCCCAATATCAGTGTTTGATGATGGATGCGGCCTCATCGGTTAGGAAGCTTGGTGGAATACTGCACCCACCAAATGATGAGCCTGGGTGTCTATGGGTGCCCGCTCTCTCAAGGGCACACAGAAATAGGCAATATGTGCTTTTCTTGATGGCTCTAGGAAGTCAAGAATATTCATGTAAAATAACCCTGGGGCCTAGATCTTTTGGGGGAATGCGTTAACTCCTTCAGTATAACACAATGTCCTAAAACTAATTACCAGTGCTATAATGGCATAttcaaaagtttttaaatctcccaatatatattttaactaatGCAACCAAATCCAAATTTAACTCATTCCACTGAAAGGCATTGTTTTTCTCCGAAGAAGGTAGGACTGAATCATCCCTA
This sequence is a window from Homo sapiens chromosome 12, GRCh38.p14 Primary Assembly. Protein-coding genes within it:
- the ETV6 gene encoding transcription factor ETV6 isoform X4; the protein is MIRRLSPAERAQGPRPHQENNHQESYPLSVSPMENNHCPASSESHPKPSSPRQESTRVIQLMPSPIMHPLILNPRHSVDFKQSRLSEDGLHREGKPINLSHREDLAYMNHIMVSVSPPEEHAMPIGRIADCRLLWDYVYQLLSDSRYENFIRWEDKESKIFRIVDPNGLARLWGNHKNRTNMTYEKMSRALRHYYKLNIIRKEPGQRLLFRFMKTPDEIMSGRTDRLEHLESQELDEQIYQEDEC
- the ETV6 gene encoding transcription factor ETV6 isoform 6 (isoform 6 is encoded by transcript variant 6), with protein sequence MSETPAQCSIKQERISYTPPESPVPSYASSTPLHVPVPRALRMEEDSIRLPAHLRLQPIYWSRDDVAQWLKWAENEFSLRPIDSNTFEMNGKALLLLTKEDFRYRSPHSGDVLYELLQHILKQRKPRILFSPFFHPGNSIHTQPEVILHQNHEEDNCVQRTPRPSVDNVHHNPPTIELLHRSRSPITTNHRPSPDPEQRPLRSPLDNMIRRLSPAERAQGPRPHQENNHQESYPLSVSPMENNHCPASSESHPKPSSPRQESTRVIQLMPSPIMHPLILNPRHSVDFKQSRLSEDGLHREGKPINLSHREDLAYMNHIMVSVSPPEEHAMPIGRIAGL
- the ETV6 gene encoding transcription factor ETV6 isoform 5 (isoform 5 is encoded by transcript variant 5), coding for MSETPAQCSIKQERISYTPPESPVPSYASSTPLHVPVPRALRMEEDSIRLPAHLRLQPIYWSRDDVAQWLKWAENEFSLRPIDSNTFEMNGKALLLLTKEDFRYRSPHSGDVLYELLQHILKQRKPRILFSPFFHPGNSIHTQPEVILHQNHEEDNCVQRTPRPSVDNVHHNPPTIELLHRSRSPITTNHRPSPDPEQRPLRSPLDNMIRRLSPAERAQGPRPHQENNHQESYPLSVSPMENNHCPASSESHPKPSSPRQESTRVIQLMPSPIMHPLILNPRHSVDFKQSRLSEDGLHREGKPINLSHREDLAYMNHIMVSVSPPEEHAMPIGRIAGE
- the ETV6 gene encoding transcription factor ETV6 isoform X3, encoding MNGKALLLLTKEDFRYRSPHSGDVLYELLQHILKQRKPRILFSPFFHPGNSIHTQPEVILHQNHEEDNCVQRTPRPSVDNVHHNPPTIELLHRSRSPITTNHRPSPDPEQRPLRSPLDNMIRRLSPAERAQGPRPHQENNHQESYPLSVSPMENNHCPASSESHPKPSSPRQESTRVIQLMPSPIMHPLILNPRHSVDFKQSRLSEDGLHREGKPINLSHREDLAYMNHIMVSVSPPEEHAMPIGRIADCRLLWDYVYQLLSDSRYENFIRWEDKESKIFRIVDPNGLARLWGNHKNRTNMTYEKMSRALRHYYKLNIIRKEPGQRLLFRFMKTPDEIMSGRTDRLEHLESQELDEQIYQEDEC